Proteins from a single region of Pongo pygmaeus isolate AG05252 chromosome 3, NHGRI_mPonPyg2-v2.0_pri, whole genome shotgun sequence:
- the LOC129034618 gene encoding LOW QUALITY PROTEIN: toll-like receptor 2 (The sequence of the model RefSeq protein was modified relative to this genomic sequence to represent the inferred CDS: inserted 1 base in 1 codon), translating into MVMEVVVMVELMVMMEVVVMVELMVVIRYVLKTLPDAFFLFEKKQEKKTFSKGQLDSFHTLKTLEAGGNNFICSCEFLSFTQEQQALAKVLIGWPANYLCDSPSHVCGQQVQDVCLLVSECHRVALVSGMCCALFLLILPTGVLCHCFHSLWYMKMMWAWLQAKRKHRKAPSRDICYDAFVSYSEWDAYWVENLMVQELENFNPPSKLCLHKRDFIPGKWIIDNIIDSIEKSHKTLFVLSENFVKSEWCKNDLDFXHFRLFDENNGAAILILLEPIKKPFALVNLGCYSKNANRLGSL; encoded by the exons ATATGTGTTGAAGACCCTACCAGATGCTTTCTTCCTCTTTGAGaagaagcaggaaaagaaaactttctCTAAAGGGCAACTTGACTCTTTTCACACACTGAAGACTTTGGAAGCTGGTGGCAACAACTTCATTTGCTCCTGTGAATTCCTCTCCTTCACTCAGGAGCAGCAAGCACTGGCCAAAGTTCTTATCGGCTGGCCAGCAAACTACCTGTGTGACTCTCCATCCCATGTGTGTGGCCAACAGGTTCAGGACGTCTGCCTTTTGGTGTCAGAGTGCCACAGGGTGGCACTGGTGTCTGGCATGTGCTGTGCCCTGTTCCTGCTGATCCTGCCCACAGGGGTTCTGTGCCACTGTTTCCACAGCCTGTGGTACATGAAAATGATGTGGGCCTGGCTCCAGGCCAAAAGGAAGCACAGGAAAGCTCCCAGCAGGGACATCTGCTATGACGCATTTGTTTCTTACAGTGAGTGGGATGCCTACTGGGTGGAGAACCTTATGGTCCAGGAGCTGGAGAACTTCAATCCCCCCTCCAAGTTGTGTCTTCATAAGCGGGACTTCATTCCTGGCAAGTGGATCATTGACAATATCATTGACTCCATTGAAAAGAGCCACAAAACTCTCTTTGTGCTTTCTGAAAACTTTGTGAAGAGTGAGTGGTGCAAGAATGACCTGGACT TCCATTTCCGTCTTTTTGATGAGAACAATGGTGCTGCCATTCTCATTCTTCTGGAGCCCATTAAGAAGCCATTTGCCTTAGTCAATCTGGGCTGCTATAGCAAAAATGCCAatagactgggtagtttatag